The genomic stretch TTTGTTGCTCAAAAGCTTCTCGATATTGAGCCAGAAAATTCAGGGAACTTTGTGATACTCTCTAATATTTATGCTGCTGCCGGAAGATGGCAAGATGTCGCCAGAGTCAGGGAATTGATGAAAGAGAGGACAGTGACAAAAGAACCAGGCAGAAGTTGGATCAATCTTGACAAAACCATGCATACTTTCTATTCCAGTGATCGGTCGCATCCCCAGAGGGAACAGATAAATGCCAAGATTATGGAGCTATATGAAAGGATCAAAGAAGCAGGTTATGTTCCAGACCTTAGCTGTGTATTGCATGATGTGGATGATGAGCAGAAGGAAAGCATCCTGCTTGGACATAGTGAGAAACTGGCAATAGCTTTTGGGTTGATGGGCAGTACCCCTTGCAAGTTGATTCGTATTACAAAGAACCTTCGGATCTGTGTTGATTGTCACAATTTTGCCAAGTATGTGTCAAAGGTATATGCAAGATATATATCTCTGAGGGATAGCAACCGATTCCACCTAATTGTCAGAGGGACTTGTACCTGTAGAGACTACTGGTGATTAAGCAATTCTTCTACTTATCTATATCATTGGAACTAGCATTGCCGAATCTTCCTTTTCAGGATTTGTATCCTCTATCGGATGTTCTGCACGTTGGTTTACTGCTGAAGTCATACAGATAAGCAAATGGAATTCATGTGGGCTCTGCCTCCTCGTTATAAGTTATCATTGGCTTTACTGCCTCATGTATTCATTGGGCTTCTGTCAATTCATAATTATAAGGTAAGGATGTCTGTTCAGAATCCAAATTTCATATTGTTGCGTTATATATATctctgacaaaaaaaaaagggccAAAATCTAATACACTGACGTCTCGCTATCTGTTTTTTcaaaaggatgtggtgaagtaaaccagaatattattctcaaaagTGTTGAATCCATTTCTGTGATTGAATACAGAAAAAGAAAGTGGATCTCCTTAGTTCAACCGGAATGGGTCAGGTCAATTCAATGATACAACTTTATTTTGGCAGGACATGGAGAAGTAAACCAGAGTATGGCAGGATGGCTTTCTCTTTTTGTCTTGTTACTTCACACACAGTTGGTATTTGGAAGGTGAGTGAATGTGTTGAGGCACGAAGAGCAGCAACTCTATTTTCCTACATTCTCAATCACTCAAGATGTGTGAATCGAAATTTATATTGTATTCTACTTTGCAACTGCAGCTGTGGCAATCCGTGCTACGGTCACAGTAGCAGTTCTTCTCTATTTCATTCAGGCTCGGTTCTTCCACCGGATGTTCTTCCTTTTGGCACAGGTAATTTTGCTGTTCTTTTAGCTGACAACAGATCCTATTAGTTAGCGTGTGGCAGCTgaagttggcaacaaagcttagTAGACCTTATGTTTAGTAAAGTACACGACGGTTCTTACAGATTGGGAAGCTGTGTATGATTTGAGGATCCAATTGAAGCCAATAGAATCACGTCTTCTCCAGCAGGAACTGCATCAAATCAGGGACTTGTGGGAAGCAATGAAAAGCTAAAGCTACTCGTTATGGACCGTCGACAAGCCATCACAAAGCACTCGCCCCCTTCCAGGGGAAAATGAGAGGCATCTACAGCAGCTGCATAGCGGAGAAAAAACAAGATACATGCACACATCTTGTCCACATCTCATTCGACAATAGTGAGACCAACAAGAGTAACGAAACATCAGTGAAATTGCCACCAAGAGACCATGTATCTTGTTAACAATTTCTGATGAACTATCTAATTACCTTGTGGAGTATCAGCAAACCAAAAGAATGTATGTGTTCAATACAAGAGGGCCACATCTGCCATTGACAAATTACTGCACCATGCAGCAGTAACATGCACAACAAAGCAGAAAAGCATTACAGTAAAACTGCAATACAGAACGAGTAAACAGATGGTTCGATAATATCCTGTCTTTCCTGGAAAACCACACTACCTTGCTGTCAATGGAGCATGACAAGCAGTGAGTGATCTGCATATTAACAAAACAGGCAGTCTTACCTTGTTATAAGATGGAACAAAAGATTGGGCATTTCCATGCACTAGCTGATTATTACTAGGATCGATAGACTTGTAACATAATAACCATGAAACTAAGTCACAAACCTAACTAAAGCATAACGTTGTACTCATCCACCATGCAAACCAGCACAAATTAAAGATTACACACCAGATCCAACATGCAAACCTTTtccaatcaacaagatagaggttCTTGAGAGGCTGCAAGGATGCCCCATGCATCATTCCTCCAGCCATATATATAGGATCAAAGGACACCAACATCCAGCCAACTGACAGAAAAGGCATGATGATAACGTGGAGATCATCGGAACAGAGTTCATTAACCTTTAACCCATATCTCTAGATCTTATCAAGCTTTTCGGCCTTAATGACAGGGTTTGCTTTGGCAATTGCATCCTGGGCCGCCTTTCGGTAGTCGAATTGGCAGTCGTGCTTATCCGAGTAGCGGTGCACAGCACAGAAAAGGTTCCCACACCGACAACTGAAACCAGTCAGACCAACGCGTTTCCTGCAGGTGCCACACCTGTTTGGACCCTCCTTCGCCTTTGCCTCTCCGGCCTCGTTTGAGGCTAAAGCATCGGATGACTGTGCTGAAATCACTTTCGGCTCCATGGAGCCAACAGCAACAACAGCATTACCCGAAACGACAGGCTCTTTTCCACTGCCACTGCCATTGCCATTGCCATTCACGAGGCTGTCGATCGAGGATGCCGCCATCTTGGCCTGTTCCTGCTTGAGAATCATGTCCTTGTGGCACTTGGAGCACAAGTTCATGGTTGCGGCACTTCCGAAGAATCCACAGTTGTTGATGCAAAGGATTGGTCCTTCACGTGCTTGGCATCCGGTCTCATCGTGCTCCATTGCAAACTCTCCTGCATCACAGCAGAATAGGTTGAGAATAGGAAAAATCTTTTACATCTTGATTAAGATCTAATAAGTAATATATCTAAGAACTCTATTTGATTCGCGCAACCCATAACCCCAGTCTAACCTTCGCAcaccaaacaaacaaaaaagaacaCAACTTTGCTCCAGAAGAAGATTAAACTAACAAATAAATACTTTGTTCCTAAGCTCTCGACAATTTtgcttgggataagaaaaaaattgacaTATAACACGAAGAAGAACAGAAGCCCACAGCAACCGCTGGGTATACCCTCAAACCAATTCCCAAACTCCTCGCGAACAGCTGAACTAACAAAAAGGGGCAGATTACACAAGTCAAATTCACATCTTTTTCATATTTAACGGAGTGGAAATCAATTATTGGGAATCTCTTGTATTTCTTGTTTGCAGATCCAAAGATCAGAGTCTAGGAAGGCATCTCTAGGAAAAATGAGCATCCAGGAAAAGTTCACGAGCACGGAATCATCCTTCTTCCATCGATTCGAAGTCCTTCTTCGTGATGAACAATAAAAAAGATACCCCAAAGATTAAAAGAAACAATTCATTTCAGCCAAAATTTTAAAACCTCGAACAATAAGGGGGAAAAAAAGTACCTTTTAGGATCAGCCCTCTTCGCGATTCGCCTGCGGCGATCTCCGCCAATCAAAACGCTCGACGATCCCTGCGCAGAGACGACAACAGAAGGCATGTAAGCAAACGAAACGCAGATCCTCCACCGGACGAATTGAATATGGAATTAACCATCAAACCAGTGCAGATAAAGGGGCAGGGAATCGAAGTCCTAACCTTCAGCGGCCGGAAATCGCCTCGGAATCGTGGAATCGAGGGCTCCAAAAGGAGAGTTAAGGTGAGAGAGACCAGAATTGGAAAGGACAGAGGAGCCGAGGGGAGGAGGTATTTATTGCTTCGCTGGCCATCGTTGCGTACATGAGACGCCCCCTTCTTCGCCGTGCTTATCTTCCAATGCTCCGCACAGGAACCTCTATGCGCGGGGCCGCATCGGCCGACCGGAGTTTTCTGCGTTGCGACGGCGTCGCCCacctcgctgctgctgctgcgtacGAGGGGATTCGACCCGCGGGCGCATGGGCGGCAGAAAGGTCGCGTCGCATACACCTCTCTATGGGCGTACGAAGTTGGCCAGCTTTAAAGCTGGCGCAGCCTACCTGTCTTGGCCGAGGCACCCATCAGCGAAGCAGCAATCTCCAGTGGCGGAGAGCTGCGGGACCCATAGCGTACAGCGATCACAACCAATGGAAAAGCGATCCGTCCTGTTTGCCTAGAGAAAGTAGCCCAAGTTTAAAGGTCGTGCAAATGAGGGCTCCACCATCTAATTCGGATAACCCAAAAAATAATTAGATTcaacaaaataataaattattggattttatttttcttaagtcATATAATGATTGATacagataataaataaataaaatgaattgGTAtctaattttccttttttttttcatcaatatGGATGAATACACCATCCGGTAAATTGATATCCATTAGTCTGATATATTACCAAATTTGATATAATCAAGATTTAAAATCTTGACTAAAATAATGTTTAGGTAGTCTGATTAAGTCAGAATACTAATTCTATTCATTATCCGATTGGTTAGTGTATTAGTTCTTGTTCGAGTTCACgcgtcatgttcatcatgttgggCCGTACTGGGCCAGTAATACATTGTTATCCACCTTCCTCTTTCTTCTCACGAGTGCTTCATACTGGGCCatactctctctctgtctctctctctctctctgtgcactCCTTTTGTTGCCTGATTCTGAACTTGTATGCAGGAAGAAAGGATGTCTTTATTCAACATGATTGCATGAAATAACACAACGACAGAACGCAACCCAAACAACAGCAAGCAAACCGAGAACGACGCAAGCCAGACATGAAAGACTACAGAAAAGGAGATCAACAGACTGTTCAGCTTTAGTTGAAGTAGGAGACCACGAAGGAGAGGAGGGACGCCCCGACGAGTGCCGCCAGAGAAGGGACGGTTGCGAACGCGCCGCCCGTCGGGGGCGGAGGCGCTGCCTCAGGG from Musa acuminata AAA Group cultivar baxijiao chromosome BXJ1-3, Cavendish_Baxijiao_AAA, whole genome shotgun sequence encodes the following:
- the LOC135620690 gene encoding zinc finger A20 and AN1 domain-containing stress-associated protein 8-like; protein product: MEHDETGCQAREGPILCINNCGFFGSAATMNLCSKCHKDMILKQEQAKMAASSIDSLVNGNGNGSGSGKEPVVSGNAVVAVGSMEPKVISAQSSDALASNEAGEAKAKEGPNRCGTCRKRVGLTGFSCRCGNLFCAVHRYSDKHDCQFDYRKAAQDAIAKANPVIKAEKLDKI